Below is a window of Halarcobacter anaerophilus DNA.
TAAAAAATATTAAAGGATAAAAAATGTTAGTAGTAGAACAATTAAAAACAATTCAAGCTAATGCTTTGGTAATGTATGTAAAATTACATAATCTACATTGGAACGTAAAAGGTATGCAGTTTTATGCAGTACATGAAATGACTGAGTCTATGTACAATAAAATGGCAGAAATTTATGATGATACGGCAGAAAGAGTTTTACAAGTGGGAGAAAAACCCTATGTAACAATTAATGATGCCTTAAAAGTGTCAAAAATAGAAGAAGATAAAAGAGTTGAATTTTCACCTAAAGAGGTACTTGAAATTGTACTAAATGATTATAAAACTTTTTTAAATGATTTTAAAGAGCTATCTATAATATCTGATGATATTAAAGATACGACAACAGTTGCTTTTTCCGATGAACAAGTTGCCAAACTTGAAAAAGATATATGGATGATAAAAGCATCTTTATCTTAAATATAAAAGTATGAAGCCTTATCTTCATACTTTTTGATATTTAATATTAATAAATATTCAGTTAACATTATAAGTAGATTAATTATTAAGAGCTATTTATAAATAGTTCTAAACTTTTCAAATTTTATGTCTTTATATTTTCAGAAAAATGAGAATAAAACCCTTTTATCAAATTAGATTTTACCGTTAGGAGTAGATTATGATGAGATATATTAAGTTTTTTGATCAATTAAAGTTGACTGATATTAATACAGTCGGCGGTAAAAATGCAAGTCTTGGTCAAATGTTAAGCGATATGCAGGTTTTAGGATTAAAAGTTCCTTTTGGATTTGCTACTACAGCGGAAGCTTATTGGCTTTTGATTAACCAAAACAATTTAAAAGATAAAATATCGGAAAAATTAAGCGGTCTTGATATTTCGGATATTGATAATCTTCAAGAAAGAGGCAAACAAGTAAGAGAGCTTATTTTAAATGCGACTTTTCCCAAAGAGCTTGAGGAAGAGATAAAACAAGCTTACAAAATCTTGTCTGAAAAATACTCTTCATCAAATATAGATGTAGCCGTAAGATCTTCTGGAACAGCAGAAGATTTACCCGATGCCAGTTTTGCAGGTCAGCAAGAGACTTTTTTAAATGTAAAAACGCAAGAAGAATTAATAGAATCTGTAAAAAGATGTTTTGCTTCACTTTTTACAAATAGAGCAATAAGTTACAGACAAAGCAGAGGCTTTGACCATATGAAAGTTGCACTCTCGGTGGGAGTTCAAAAAATGGTAAGAAGTGATCAAGGAATCAGCGGAATAATGTTTACAATAGATACCGAAAGCGCAAATGATAAACTTATTTTGATTAATTCAATATACGGAATAGGTGAAAATATAGTAAGCGGTCGTGTAACTCCCGATGAATTTTTAGTATTTAAACCTATGCAGAAAAAAGGATATAAAACTATACTAAGAAGAAAAATCGGTAATAAAACATTAAAAATGGTTTATGATGAAAAAGCTAGGACAAAAAATATTGAGTGTTCTAAAGAGGAGATAAACAGTTTTTCTTTGAGTGAAGAAGATGTTATAAAATTAGCAGGATACGGATTAAAAATAGAAGAGTATTACTCTAAACTTGCAGATGAATATAGACCTATGGATATAGAGTGGGCAAAAGACGGTATTGACGGAGAAATTTATATAGTACAGGCAAGACCTGAAACAGTCGTATCAAAAGAGCTTAAAAAACAAAAAGAGAATCTGTTTATAAAATACAGATTAATATCAACAGTTTCAAAAAATGATATTTTGGTATCAGGTACGGCAGTCGGGGAAAAAATAGGAAAAGGGGCAGCTCATTTTATCAGCGATCTAAAATACGCCGATGAGTTTAAAAAAGGAGAAGTTCTTGTAGCTTCAACTACGGATCCCGATTGGGAACCTTTGATGAAAAAAGCTTCTGCCGTTGTTACCGATAAAGGAGGTCGTACTTGCCATGCTGCAATTGTTGCAAGAGAGATAGGCGTTCCTACCGTTGTCGGGGCTCAAAATGCCACACAAATATTAAAAGACGGCACAGACATTACCGTTGATTGTACCTCAAGTGATGAAGGAAAAGTCTATAAAGGTCTGCTTGAGTTTGAAGAGCAAAAAATTGAGCTGGAAAAACTTGAAGATACCAAAACAAAAATATTTGTAAATGTAGGAAATCCTAATAAAGCCTTTGAAACTGCTCTTCTTCCAAGTCGAGGAGTAGGACTTGCCAGAATGGAATTTATTATTAATAACTATATAAAAGCTCATCCTATGGCATTAGTAGAGATGAGTAAAGGAAATAGAGTTGAAGATGAGGAAGAAATAGTTAAATTCTTGAAAGGTTATGATGACTCTAAAAAGTTTTTTATAGATAAACTTTGCGAGGGTATAGGAACTATTGCCGCAGCTTTTTATCCAAGACCCGTAATAGTTCGTACAAGTGATTTTAAATCAAATGAGTATAAAAATATGCCGGGCGGCGCACCTTTTGAAAAAGATGAAGAGAATCCAATGATAGGATTTAGAGGTGCAAGCAGATATTATTCAAAAGATTATAAAGAGGCTTTTATCTGGGAGTGTGAAGCTTTAAAAAAAGTTCGTGAGGAAATGGGACTTGAAAATGTAAAAGTGATGCTGCCTTTTGTAAGAACTCCCGATGAAGGAAGAAAAGTAATTGAAATAATGAAAGAAGCGGGATTAGAACAGGGTAAAAACAGTCTTGAAATCTATGCTATGTGTGAAATTCCTAGCAATGTTATATATGCCGATGAGTTTTTAAAAGTTTTTGACGGTTACAGTATAGGTTCAAATGATCTTACTCAGCTAATGTTGGGAGTTGATAGAAACAGTGAACTTATATCTCATATTTTTGATGAGAGAAATGAAGCTGTTAAAAGAATGTTTAAAATGGCTATAGATGCTTGTAAACAAAGAGGAAAATATATAGGTATCTGCGGACAGGCACCTTCTGATTATCCCGAAATTACAAAATTTTTGGTTGAAAATGAAATTGAGTCAATATCTTTAAATCCCGATTCTTTATTAAAAATGCAAGAAATAGTTTCAAAGCTTGAAAAAGAGCTTGAATCTTAAGTTTAAGGAGATCTCTTATCTCCTTAAAAAATTAAAAACTACTTTTTGGACTTCCATAATAATTACTAAAACAAAAGCTATGCCAAGCAGATAAAGCCACATAATAAAACTTACTGGTTCAACTCCTAAAAGAGATTGCATAAAAGGAGTATATAAACAAAGAATATGAACTATTTGGGCTATTATCACAGAAAGCAGCAAAAATATATTTTTTTTATGATCTATTTTAAAAATAGAGAGATTTTCCGATCTTGAATTAAATACCTGTACATTTTCAAAAAGCACCATTAATAGAAGAGTTAAGTTTCTTGCTGATTCTTGGGAATACCCTGTTTGAAGTAGATAATAAAAAAGGATAAAAGCAGTTATCCCCATATATAAACCTCCACACAATATTCTGCTTATCATTACTTTATTGAAAATTGGTTCTTTGGGATTTCTGGGTTTTCTTTCCAATATCCCTTTTTCGGCTTTTTCAAAACCTAAAGTAACATCTTGTATACCGTTGGTTACGAGATTTAACCATAACAGTTGAACGGGAAGCAAAGCAATAGGAAGAAAAAAGAGCATACTTAGAACAATAAGTATTATCTCTGCAAAACCTGTGGAGATAAGAAGATGGATAACTTTTCTAATATTGTCATAAGCTACTCTTCCCTCTTTTATACCGTTTACTATAGAACTGAAAGAATCATCTGTTAGTATCAAATCGCTTGATTCTCTTGCCACATCGGTACCGCTTTTACCCATTGCAATTCCGATATTGGAATATTTAAGTGCGGGAGCATCATTTACTCCGTCGCCTGTAACTGCCACAAAATGTCCTAGTTTTTGAAAAGCGGTTACAATTTTTTGTTTATGTTCAGGTGAAACTCTGGCAAATACGCGTTTTGAAGCTATCTCTTCTTCCGGTGCACCTTTGTTTATCCACTCTTGGATTTGGGAGCCGCTTATTACTTCTTCCTCATCTATGGCAATATTAAGCTCTTTTGCAATATGAAATGCTGTACTTGGGTGATCGCCTGTTACCATTGCAACTTCTATACCTGCTTTTTGAGCAGTTTGAACGGCAGAAAAGGCATCTTCTCTTAAAGGATCGATTATAGCCGCAAAACCTAAGAATTTGTAATTATTTAGAGAAATAGTTTTTTCATCGGATAGTTTATACGCCAGAGCAATATTTCTAAATCCTTTTTGAGCCCATTGTTTATTAAGATCTAAAATTTTTTCTTTTTCTTCTTTTTGAAGAGTACAAAAATTTAGTATTATCTCTAGGGAACCTTTTATATAATGTACATTTCCAAGTTTTGTTTCATAAAGTATTGCAGAGTAGGCATTTTGTGATTCATAAGGAATTTCATGTATTTTATTTGATATATTTTTTAGGTTTGCATATTTTTCATCAACTGCAATTGCATATTTTGCCAGGGCAATATCTACTTGGTCACCTAAATATACATATCCGTTTTTCTTTTTTTGATAGCTAGACTCATTGCATAGTACAAAACCGCTTAATATAATAGGGTCAAGTTCTTTTGGATTTTTGAACTCTTTTTCTAAGCTTATAAAGCGTTCGACTTTTAATCTGTTTTGTGTAAGTGTTCCTGTTTTGTCGCTTGCAATAAGAGTACATGAGCCAAGACCTTCTATTGCCGAGAGTTTTCTTACAATTACGTTTTTTTTACTCATACTCATACTAGCATTGCTAAGTGCTACTGTTATTGCTACGGGAAGTCCTTCAGGTATAGAAGATACTGCAAGTGCCACTGCAAAGAAAAAGAGTTCTTTTATCCCTATATTTTGATAAATTCCCAAAAAAATAAGTAAAATTACCACTACACCTATTATTTGGGCAATATTTAAAGAAAACTTTTCCATTCTAACAATAAGAGGGGCTTTTTTATCTTTTGCACCTGCAAGCAAAGTTGCAATTTTTCCTATTTGGGTATTTGAACCTATGTTTGTTACTACTGCTTTTCCTCTACCTTTTGTAACAAAAGAGCCTGCATAAAGCATATTTAATCTGTCACCGATAGGAAGATTTATATCATCTGATATAAAAGAGTGGTTTTTTAAAACATTTATAGACTCGCCTGTAAGTAGTGATTCGTCAACAAAAAGTTCGCTTGCTTCTATTAGTCTAACATCCGCAGGAACTTTTGAACCTGATTCAAAAAGTATTATATCTCCTATAGTAACATTAGTGCTGAGAACTCTTTTTTTTATACCGTCTCTTAATAGATCCACATAGGTTTTAACGGAGCTTTTAAGGGAATCCGCTTTTTTTCGTGCGGTATACTCTTGATATGTTCCTATAATTGCATTTATAAAAAGCACTGCCATTATAAAAGCGGCATCGCTATACTCTTTTATCATCACCGATACTATTGATGCAATAAGAAGTATATATATTATGGGACTCTTAAATTGCTCTAAAAATATCCTGATAAGAGTTTTCTCTTTCTCTTTTGGAAGGGAATTTTTACCGAAATGTTTCTCTCTTTTTTGAGCTTCTTTTGTACTTAAGCCTTTTTCAGTTGCCTCTAAAAGTTTAAAAGTTTCATCTATAGATTTAGTATGATAGTTCATTATCTTTTCTTTAGATTTGATTTATAAATTATTATATCGCAAAAGATTTATAATGAAACTTATTGTTATTTTTAACTTAAAAAAGCTCTTTGAAGGTCAAAGAGCTTTAATTTTTTAATTGAATTAATGTAGTAAGAAGTTGATCTGCTGTTGTAATAGATTTTGAATTTGCTTCAAAAGCTCTTTGAAATACCATAAGATTTACCAAACTCTCACTTAAATCGGCAGTACTTAGTTCTAAAGTTTCATCTTTTATTACCGTTGTATTATCGTTATTAGTAGAATACACGGCTTTACCGCTTTTTGTCGTTTCTTTGAGTAAATTATCTCCTATGGCTTCAAGTCCTATATTATTAACAAATTGTGCAATTGCAATTTGCCCTACAACAAAATCAACTCCATCTTGTGTCATAGTAATTAATCCAGATTCATCAACTGAAAATTCACTAAAGGATTGATCCGTTAAACCCAAAGTATCGAGTCTTAATTGTAATGAACTCATAGAAGTATCTTGTTCAACTGTAGAAACGATTTGCATAAATTCGGCACCTGCTCCTTTTCTTCCTGAATAGTTTGCATTTATCTCAATCTTTGTATTTTCGTTTGTTGAGTATTGAACTGAATCAAATTCATCTTCTGTATCAGTTAAAGAAGTAACGGTTAAAGAAGGAGTTGAGGGAAGACCTTGATACCCTTGAGAACTAATCTTTTCTCTTATAATAATATCTGTCCCGTTATTTGTTATTTCTATTTTATCTGCCAAACTGGACTCTTCTGCCAATGCTCCTGCTAAAGCATTTCCTAATTCTGCAACAGTAGGAGTTTGGTCTGTTTTTACTTTTAATTCAACACCGTCTATTTCTAAAGTAAAAACTGAGGCAGACATATCATCTGCAAGTGTAGGTGAAA
It encodes the following:
- a CDS encoding Dps family protein, translating into MLVVEQLKTIQANALVMYVKLHNLHWNVKGMQFYAVHEMTESMYNKMAEIYDDTAERVLQVGEKPYVTINDALKVSKIEEDKRVEFSPKEVLEIVLNDYKTFLNDFKELSIISDDIKDTTTVAFSDEQVAKLEKDIWMIKASLS
- the ppsA gene encoding pyruvate, water dikinase; this encodes MRYIKFFDQLKLTDINTVGGKNASLGQMLSDMQVLGLKVPFGFATTAEAYWLLINQNNLKDKISEKLSGLDISDIDNLQERGKQVRELILNATFPKELEEEIKQAYKILSEKYSSSNIDVAVRSSGTAEDLPDASFAGQQETFLNVKTQEELIESVKRCFASLFTNRAISYRQSRGFDHMKVALSVGVQKMVRSDQGISGIMFTIDTESANDKLILINSIYGIGENIVSGRVTPDEFLVFKPMQKKGYKTILRRKIGNKTLKMVYDEKARTKNIECSKEEINSFSLSEEDVIKLAGYGLKIEEYYSKLADEYRPMDIEWAKDGIDGEIYIVQARPETVVSKELKKQKENLFIKYRLISTVSKNDILVSGTAVGEKIGKGAAHFISDLKYADEFKKGEVLVASTTDPDWEPLMKKASAVVTDKGGRTCHAAIVAREIGVPTVVGAQNATQILKDGTDITVDCTSSDEGKVYKGLLEFEEQKIELEKLEDTKTKIFVNVGNPNKAFETALLPSRGVGLARMEFIINNYIKAHPMALVEMSKGNRVEDEEEIVKFLKGYDDSKKFFIDKLCEGIGTIAAAFYPRPVIVRTSDFKSNEYKNMPGGAPFEKDEENPMIGFRGASRYYSKDYKEAFIWECEALKKVREEMGLENVKVMLPFVRTPDEGRKVIEIMKEAGLEQGKNSLEIYAMCEIPSNVIYADEFLKVFDGYSIGSNDLTQLMLGVDRNSELISHIFDERNEAVKRMFKMAIDACKQRGKYIGICGQAPSDYPEITKFLVENEIESISLNPDSLLKMQEIVSKLEKELES
- a CDS encoding cation-translocating P-type ATPase; protein product: MNYHTKSIDETFKLLEATEKGLSTKEAQKREKHFGKNSLPKEKEKTLIRIFLEQFKSPIIYILLIASIVSVMIKEYSDAAFIMAVLFINAIIGTYQEYTARKKADSLKSSVKTYVDLLRDGIKKRVLSTNVTIGDIILFESGSKVPADVRLIEASELFVDESLLTGESINVLKNHSFISDDINLPIGDRLNMLYAGSFVTKGRGKAVVTNIGSNTQIGKIATLLAGAKDKKAPLIVRMEKFSLNIAQIIGVVVILLIFLGIYQNIGIKELFFFAVALAVSSIPEGLPVAITVALSNASMSMSKKNVIVRKLSAIEGLGSCTLIASDKTGTLTQNRLKVERFISLEKEFKNPKELDPIILSGFVLCNESSYQKKKNGYVYLGDQVDIALAKYAIAVDEKYANLKNISNKIHEIPYESQNAYSAILYETKLGNVHYIKGSLEIILNFCTLQKEEKEKILDLNKQWAQKGFRNIALAYKLSDEKTISLNNYKFLGFAAIIDPLREDAFSAVQTAQKAGIEVAMVTGDHPSTAFHIAKELNIAIDEEEVISGSQIQEWINKGAPEEEIASKRVFARVSPEHKQKIVTAFQKLGHFVAVTGDGVNDAPALKYSNIGIAMGKSGTDVARESSDLILTDDSFSSIVNGIKEGRVAYDNIRKVIHLLISTGFAEIILIVLSMLFFLPIALLPVQLLWLNLVTNGIQDVTLGFEKAEKGILERKPRNPKEPIFNKVMISRILCGGLYMGITAFILFYYLLQTGYSQESARNLTLLLMVLFENVQVFNSRSENLSIFKIDHKKNIFLLLSVIIAQIVHILCLYTPFMQSLLGVEPVSFIMWLYLLGIAFVLVIIMEVQKVVFNFLRR